From a single Coriobacteriaceae bacterium genomic region:
- a CDS encoding helix-turn-helix transcriptional regulator — MTPAQIEFYKRLAHGLTLQFGPNCEVVVHDLETEDVDHSIVVIENGHVSGRKLGDGPSHIVLESMHEDTADVHDREPYLTKTADGKLLKSSTIFIRNDEGKPVGILGINFDITLMKAFERSLDAFTGTGSTGYTEPEPITKNIGDLLEDLLRECEQFVGKPAALMTKDERIRAIGYLDRRGAFLISKSSERACEFFGISKYSFYSYLNEAKAAAGDK, encoded by the coding sequence ATGACCCCCGCACAGATTGAGTTTTACAAGCGCCTTGCACACGGCTTGACGCTCCAATTTGGTCCCAACTGCGAAGTCGTCGTCCACGACCTGGAGACCGAGGACGTGGACCACTCCATCGTAGTGATCGAAAACGGCCACGTCAGCGGGCGCAAACTGGGAGACGGCCCCAGCCATATTGTGCTTGAGTCCATGCACGAGGACACCGCCGACGTGCACGACCGCGAGCCATACCTCACCAAAACCGCTGATGGCAAGCTGCTCAAGTCCTCGACCATCTTTATCCGCAACGACGAGGGCAAGCCCGTCGGCATTTTGGGTATTAACTTTGACATTACGCTCATGAAGGCATTTGAGCGCTCGCTCGATGCCTTTACCGGCACCGGCAGCACGGGCTACACCGAGCCCGAGCCCATTACCAAAAACATCGGCGATCTGCTCGAAGACCTGCTGCGCGAGTGCGAACAGTTTGTGGGCAAGCCCGCGGCGCTCATGACCAAAGACGAGCGCATCCGCGCCATTGGCTACCTCGACCGTCGCGGCGCCTTCCTCATCTCCAAGTCGAGCGAACGCGCCTGCGAGTTCTTTGGCATCTCTAAGTACAGCTTCTATAGCTACCTCAACGAGGCAAAGGCTGCCGCCGGCGACAAATAG
- a CDS encoding IS110 family transposase has product MPHVTSIGLDVHARSVAAAAFNPFTGEVVHRDFGTDAAEIAEWALGFEEPRACYESGPTGFHMARELRALGLDCAVAAVSKMQRPAADARRKNDRRDAEFIARMLATHNIVEVPLPDTAVEAARDLDRALDDATVEYRRARQRLNMFLIRLGHVWDERNADGTRKGSWTRAHWRWISGIRLEGPQRDVLEYYVTAARCAESDRRQLEKKVLALARTDRWRPAVEALSCIKGIDTLTAFRLAAEAGSFTRFRTAPAFASWCGLVPSERSSGETERRGGITKTGNRLARTALVESAWHYLTCTPRPKAPAPGADVPAAIRARADDCTARLCRRREALAAAGKSSCKANAAVARELACWVWEIGRRAEGTLG; this is encoded by the coding sequence ATGCCCCATGTTACCTCCATCGGCCTGGACGTCCACGCGCGATCGGTCGCCGCCGCGGCGTTCAACCCCTTCACCGGCGAGGTGGTGCACCGTGACTTCGGGACGGACGCCGCCGAGATCGCGGAGTGGGCCCTCGGGTTCGAGGAGCCCAGGGCCTGCTACGAGAGCGGCCCCACCGGCTTCCACATGGCGCGCGAGCTGCGCGCGCTCGGCCTCGACTGCGCCGTGGCCGCCGTCTCCAAGATGCAGAGGCCGGCGGCGGACGCGCGCCGCAAGAACGACCGGCGCGACGCCGAGTTCATCGCCCGCATGCTCGCCACCCACAACATCGTGGAGGTCCCGCTGCCCGATACGGCCGTCGAGGCCGCCCGGGACCTCGACCGCGCCCTCGACGACGCCACGGTGGAGTACCGCCGCGCCAGGCAGCGCCTCAACATGTTCCTGATCAGGCTGGGCCACGTCTGGGACGAGCGCAACGCCGACGGGACGAGGAAGGGATCCTGGACGCGCGCCCACTGGAGGTGGATATCCGGGATCAGGCTCGAGGGGCCCCAGCGCGACGTGCTCGAGTACTACGTCACGGCCGCGAGGTGCGCGGAGTCGGACCGCCGGCAGCTCGAGAAGAAGGTGCTCGCCCTCGCCCGGACCGACCGGTGGCGCCCGGCCGTCGAGGCGCTCTCCTGCATCAAGGGAATCGACACCCTGACGGCCTTCAGGCTCGCAGCCGAGGCGGGTTCCTTCACGAGGTTCCGGACGGCCCCGGCCTTCGCGAGCTGGTGCGGGCTGGTCCCGTCGGAGCGCTCGAGCGGCGAGACCGAGCGGCGCGGCGGGATAACCAAGACGGGCAACCGGCTCGCCAGGACGGCACTGGTGGAGTCGGCGTGGCACTACCTGACGTGCACGCCCCGCCCGAAGGCCCCGGCGCCCGGCGCGGACGTCCCCGCGGCGATCCGGGCGCGCGCCGACGACTGCACCGCCAGGCTCTGCCGCCGCCGCGAGGCGCTGGCGGCGGCGGGCAAGAGCTCGTGCAAGGCAAACGCCGCCGTCGCGCGCGAGCTCGCCTGCTGGGTCTGGGAGATCGGGCGCCGGGCGGAGGGGACCCTCGGCTGA
- the dpaL gene encoding diaminopropionate ammonia-lyase: protein MADKIQWAGNTMPKSDDKHLGIMSLDHVKKARAFHQSFPQYTVTPLARLDGQAARLGLSNLCVKDESYRFGLNAFKVLGGSFAMANYIAGETGKDVAECTFDYLTSDQLAKDFGQATFFTATDGNHGRGVAWAANKLGQKAVVHMPKGSTKPRFDNIAAEGATVTIEEVNYDECVRMAAAEADACERGVIVQDTAWEGYEKIPSWIMEGYGTMASEAAEQLREMAINRPTHVFVQAGVGSLAGAVVGYFTNLYPDNPPTFVVVECAPAACLYKGAAAGDGDPRIVDGDMPSIMAGLCCGEPNILGWDILRNHTTAFVSCPDWVTARGMRTLGAPEKGDPRVISGESGAVTTGLVETLMLDPEYAELKELIGLDKTSSVLCFSTEGDTDPDQYRRIVWEGEYPTC from the coding sequence ATGGCCGATAAGATCCAGTGGGCGGGCAACACGATGCCCAAGAGCGATGACAAGCACTTGGGAATCATGAGCCTCGACCACGTGAAGAAGGCCCGCGCCTTCCACCAGTCGTTCCCCCAGTACACCGTCACTCCGCTTGCCCGCCTGGACGGCCAGGCCGCGCGCCTGGGCCTGTCCAACCTGTGCGTTAAGGACGAGAGCTATCGCTTCGGCCTCAACGCCTTTAAGGTTCTGGGCGGTTCGTTTGCCATGGCCAATTACATTGCCGGCGAGACCGGCAAGGACGTTGCCGAGTGCACCTTCGATTACCTGACCTCCGATCAGCTTGCCAAGGACTTTGGCCAGGCTACCTTCTTTACCGCCACCGACGGCAACCATGGCCGCGGCGTGGCATGGGCTGCCAACAAGCTGGGCCAGAAGGCCGTCGTGCACATGCCCAAGGGTTCCACCAAGCCCCGCTTCGATAACATCGCCGCCGAGGGCGCCACGGTGACCATCGAAGAGGTCAACTACGACGAGTGCGTGCGCATGGCCGCCGCCGAGGCCGATGCCTGCGAGCGCGGCGTCATCGTTCAGGACACCGCCTGGGAGGGCTACGAGAAGATTCCGTCTTGGATCATGGAGGGCTACGGCACCATGGCTTCCGAGGCTGCCGAGCAGCTGCGCGAGATGGCCATCAACCGCCCGACGCACGTCTTTGTCCAGGCTGGCGTGGGCTCGCTGGCCGGCGCCGTGGTGGGCTACTTCACCAACCTGTATCCCGATAACCCGCCCACCTTCGTTGTGGTCGAGTGCGCGCCTGCCGCCTGCCTGTACAAGGGCGCTGCCGCCGGCGACGGCGATCCGCGCATCGTGGACGGCGACATGCCCTCCATCATGGCGGGCCTGTGCTGCGGCGAGCCCAACATCCTGGGCTGGGATATCCTGCGCAACCACACCACTGCCTTCGTGTCCTGCCCCGACTGGGTCACCGCTCGTGGCATGCGCACCCTGGGCGCTCCCGAAAAGGGTGACCCGCGCGTTATCTCCGGCGAGTCCGGCGCGGTGACCACCGGCCTGGTCGAGACCCTCATGCTCGATCCCGAGTACGCCGAGCTCAAGGAGCTCATCGGCCTGGACAAGACGAGCTCCGTGCTCTGTTTCTCCACCGAGGGCGACACGGATCCGGATCAGTACCGTCGCATCGTCTGGGAAGGCGAATATCCCACTTGCTAA
- the xdh gene encoding selenium-dependent xanthine dehydrogenase, which produces MAQEFTFTVNGVERTTTQNKPLLRYLRDDLHIHSAKDGCSEGACGTCTIHVDGAAVKACVLTTALAAGRNIVTVEGLPEDVREAFVYAFGAVGAVQCGFCIPGMVMAGAALIAEDPEPTEEQIKYAIRGNVCRCTGYKKIIEGISLAAAVLRGEKQIDEDLERGDDYGVGKRAFRIDVRKKVLGEGKYPDDIDELDQPGLTYASAVRSKYPRARVLSIDTSKAEALPGVVGILRAEDVPVNQVGHLIQDWDVMIAQGDITRCVGDAIVLVVAEDEATLEKAKKLVKIDYEPLEPVRNIVEARAADAPRLHDSFFAFGNTVELKDNVCQSRHVTRGDAAKALAESAFTVTQRFTTPFTEHAFLEPECAVAFPYKNGVKVQSTDQGAYDTRKECAHMFGWDNEPERVVVETMLVGGGFGGKEDVSIQHLAALAAYKLQRPVKCKLTRAESLAFHPKRHAMDGTFTLGCDAEGNFTGLDCEINFDTGAYASLCGPVLERACTHAVGPYKYQNTDIRGFGYYTNNPPAGAYRGFGVCQSEFALESLIDLLAEKVGLDPWEIRYRNAIEPGEVLPNGQIADCSTALKETLLEVKDAYYAHPGHAGIACAMKNAGVGVGLPDAGRCKIRVENGVAVVYAATSDIGQGCNTVFLQDVAEACGLPLSCIANGECSTENAPDSGTTSGSRQTVVTGEAVRGAAFLLRDAMLDIEAGKPAPDAPVSAHGDGVKIEYDDGRAYQLRTQELVAGQGMHPQDPAAAIKALEGCEFSYVYLEPTDKLGADVPNPKSHICYGFATHVVILDDDGRVSEVYAAHDSGKVVNPISIQGQIEGGVLMGMGYALTEDWPLKDCVPQARYGTLGLFRAPEIPDIHAIYVEKDELLPVAYGGKGIGEIATIPTAPAVQNAYRAFDGKLRPDLPMVDTPYSRARRRG; this is translated from the coding sequence ATGGCACAGGAATTCACTTTTACCGTTAACGGCGTCGAGCGCACGACGACCCAAAACAAACCGCTGCTGCGCTACCTGCGCGACGACCTGCACATTCACTCCGCCAAGGACGGCTGCTCCGAGGGTGCCTGCGGCACCTGCACCATCCATGTGGACGGTGCGGCCGTCAAGGCGTGCGTACTGACCACCGCTCTTGCCGCCGGTCGCAACATCGTGACCGTCGAGGGCCTGCCCGAGGACGTGCGCGAGGCCTTTGTGTACGCCTTTGGTGCCGTGGGCGCCGTGCAGTGCGGTTTTTGCATCCCCGGCATGGTCATGGCGGGCGCGGCGCTCATCGCTGAGGACCCCGAGCCCACCGAGGAGCAGATCAAGTACGCCATTCGCGGTAACGTCTGCCGCTGCACCGGCTACAAGAAGATCATCGAGGGCATTTCGCTGGCAGCTGCGGTGCTCCGCGGCGAAAAGCAGATCGACGAGGACCTGGAGCGCGGCGACGACTACGGTGTGGGCAAGCGCGCCTTCCGCATCGACGTGCGCAAGAAGGTGCTCGGCGAGGGCAAGTATCCCGACGACATCGACGAGCTCGATCAGCCGGGCCTGACCTATGCTAGCGCCGTGCGCTCCAAGTATCCGCGCGCCCGCGTGCTCTCCATTGATACCTCCAAGGCCGAGGCCCTGCCCGGTGTGGTGGGCATCCTGCGCGCCGAGGACGTGCCGGTCAACCAGGTCGGCCACCTTATCCAGGACTGGGATGTCATGATCGCCCAGGGCGATATCACCCGCTGCGTGGGTGACGCCATCGTGCTGGTGGTTGCCGAGGACGAGGCGACGCTCGAGAAGGCTAAGAAGCTCGTAAAGATTGATTACGAGCCGCTGGAGCCCGTGCGCAACATTGTCGAGGCTAGGGCTGCCGACGCCCCGCGCCTGCATGACAGTTTCTTTGCCTTTGGCAACACGGTGGAACTCAAGGACAACGTGTGCCAGAGCCGTCACGTGACGCGCGGCGACGCCGCCAAGGCGCTAGCGGAGAGCGCGTTCACCGTGACGCAGCGCTTTACCACGCCCTTTACCGAGCATGCCTTCTTGGAGCCCGAGTGCGCCGTCGCCTTCCCGTACAAGAACGGCGTCAAGGTGCAGTCGACCGACCAGGGTGCCTACGATACGCGCAAAGAGTGCGCCCACATGTTTGGCTGGGACAACGAGCCCGAGCGTGTGGTTGTCGAGACCATGCTTGTGGGCGGCGGTTTTGGCGGCAAGGAGGACGTTTCGATCCAGCACCTGGCCGCGCTTGCTGCCTATAAGCTCCAGCGTCCTGTGAAGTGCAAGCTCACACGTGCCGAGTCGCTCGCGTTCCATCCCAAGCGCCACGCCATGGACGGCACCTTTACGCTGGGCTGCGACGCCGAGGGCAACTTTACCGGTCTGGACTGCGAGATCAACTTTGACACCGGCGCCTACGCGTCGCTGTGCGGCCCGGTGCTCGAGCGCGCCTGCACGCATGCCGTCGGCCCCTACAAGTACCAGAACACCGACATTCGCGGTTTTGGCTACTACACCAACAACCCGCCCGCCGGTGCGTACCGAGGCTTTGGTGTTTGCCAGTCCGAGTTTGCGCTTGAGAGCCTAATCGACCTGCTGGCAGAGAAGGTCGGCCTGGATCCGTGGGAGATTCGCTACCGTAATGCCATCGAGCCGGGCGAGGTTTTGCCCAACGGCCAGATTGCCGACTGCTCCACGGCGCTTAAGGAGACGCTGCTCGAGGTCAAGGATGCCTACTACGCACATCCCGGCCACGCCGGCATTGCCTGCGCCATGAAGAACGCCGGTGTGGGCGTGGGCCTGCCCGATGCCGGCCGCTGCAAGATTCGCGTTGAGAACGGCGTGGCTGTGGTCTATGCCGCCACGTCCGACATCGGCCAGGGCTGCAACACCGTCTTTTTGCAGGACGTTGCCGAGGCCTGCGGTCTGCCGCTGAGCTGCATTGCCAACGGCGAGTGCTCCACCGAGAACGCTCCCGACTCCGGTACCACGTCTGGCTCACGTCAGACGGTCGTGACCGGCGAGGCCGTGCGCGGCGCCGCCTTCCTGCTGCGCGACGCCATGCTTGACATCGAGGCCGGCAAGCCCGCACCCGATGCTCCCGTGAGCGCGCATGGCGACGGCGTCAAGATCGAGTACGACGACGGTCGCGCCTACCAGCTACGCACGCAGGAGCTCGTCGCCGGCCAGGGTATGCATCCTCAGGATCCCGCGGCCGCCATCAAGGCGCTCGAGGGCTGTGAGTTTAGCTATGTGTACCTGGAGCCGACCGACAAACTGGGCGCCGACGTTCCCAATCCCAAGAGCCACATCTGCTACGGCTTTGCCACGCATGTGGTCATTCTGGATGATGACGGTCGCGTGAGCGAGGTCTATGCCGCGCACGATTCCGGCAAGGTGGTCAACCCCATCTCCATCCAGGGTCAGATCGAAGGCGGCGTGCTCATGGGCATGGGCTACGCGCTTACCGAGGATTGGCCGCTCAAGGACTGCGTGCCCCAGGCAAGGTACGGTACGCTCGGGCTGTTCCGTGCGCCCGAGATTCCGGATATCCACGCCATCTACGTGGAGAAGGACGAGCTGCTGCCCGTGGCATATGGCGGCAAGGGCATTGGCGAGATCGCAACGATCCCCACGGCGCCCGCCGTGCAGAACGCCTACCGTGCATTCGACGGCAAGCTGCGTCCGGATCTGCCCATGGTGGATACCCCGTACAGCCGCGCCCGTCGCCGCGGGTAG
- a CDS encoding exonuclease domain-containing protein yields MPDKKTSGILAIDTTNFARQIVLDFEFAPVPKQRQRRGLRNEIIEVGAVKLDSRGNVMGEFSQFVQTEYAEGVAYPVRELTGILAVDTAMADPLYMVIKRLSEWIGRYSAQVVCWSGADRRQLLTECGAKRIDLAGFPVDWADLQAFYTSIMDVGSHGCVSLDDAATWFGVDFDESTGHAHSALADARVTARLLKQVIDGSYHVSPRAQVIRQRWGMGERTQTRLSSKCPELSDLLLKLKAEGR; encoded by the coding sequence GTGCCAGACAAAAAGACGTCGGGTATCTTGGCTATCGATACGACGAATTTTGCGCGCCAGATTGTGCTCGACTTTGAGTTTGCGCCGGTGCCAAAGCAGCGCCAGCGCCGTGGACTGCGCAACGAGATTATCGAGGTCGGCGCCGTCAAGCTCGATAGCCGCGGCAACGTGATGGGCGAGTTCTCGCAGTTTGTGCAGACGGAATATGCCGAAGGCGTTGCGTATCCCGTCCGCGAGCTCACGGGAATATTGGCCGTGGATACCGCGATGGCCGATCCGCTCTACATGGTGATCAAAAGGCTCAGCGAGTGGATTGGTCGCTACTCCGCTCAAGTGGTCTGTTGGAGCGGGGCGGACCGCCGACAGCTTTTGACCGAGTGCGGGGCGAAACGCATCGACCTTGCTGGCTTTCCCGTGGACTGGGCCGACCTGCAGGCGTTTTACACCTCGATTATGGACGTGGGCAGCCATGGATGTGTCTCGTTGGACGACGCGGCAACGTGGTTTGGCGTCGATTTTGATGAGTCGACCGGTCACGCTCACAGCGCCCTCGCCGACGCACGCGTGACCGCCAGGTTGCTCAAGCAGGTGATAGATGGGAGCTATCACGTGAGCCCGCGCGCCCAGGTGATCCGCCAGCGATGGGGGATGGGCGAGCGAACCCAGACGCGTCTCTCCAGTAAGTGCCCCGAGCTGAGCGATCTGCTGCTGAAGCTGAAGGCGGAGGGGAGGTAG